A window from Cryptomeria japonica chromosome 1, Sugi_1.0, whole genome shotgun sequence encodes these proteins:
- the LOC131073986 gene encoding disease resistance protein RPV1 isoform X3, giving the protein MAAFEGLIISPTAPASASTSAESKPSHLPYNVFINHCGKDTKDTVAKSIYEKLDATGLRVFLDKDELQLGDFFPQTLEEAMASASHHIAIFSENYAHSPWCLAELAFIMKQPNIKFIPIFYHVEPATLRWAVERKGNYADAIYKLEKKRKRDRKETRYSSEKVESWRLALHKASFYIGEIINDQSEEEAKVMNVVNRVLKELKKDLLHVAKHAVGLDELEQDFHDKIALQSSASGPVQIVGIWGMGGAGKTTLAKQIYNKKSLTIKNSSFLFDIREAARKERLHEKQKMLLKELDPKGKDFDFDNVDKGKEILKSRLKSATVLIVLDDVDHIHQLDALLPARESLGKESLIIVTTLELTVLKGWGIAAIYKIKTLNPAHAQQLFCWHAFGQPSPLLGFEEFAEKFIDACRCLPLSLVVLGSQLYGESSKNYWQSQLNKLSRLLPDDITSRLKVSYDTLDKEEKDMFLDVACFFIGWASSTAIAVWDGSHWDGLHGLQRLVNKCLVELEDNGNIKFIRMHEHLRDLGREIANEQSPYRLWSKEQIIEIQPQQEAIRIRGMADAFGDNCYPREGKIIIHTSQGERILAPGSLGLKIFIGNGDFINEQCSEVSRELVCLSYDRFEHKNLPSWLFLKELRILALNEAPILEDLWERDVDQAPLQLRELLIGEGYGLKKVQGLESLRSLEKLIILGCTELNALPSLAEVTSLKKFELRHCNKLEKIESLGSLRSLETLIILDCTELNALPSLAEATSLKKFYLRCCNKLEKIESLESLRSLETLTIYDCIELNALPSLAEATSLKEFDLRRCNKLEKIESLESLRSLETLRIYDCIELNALPSLAEATSLKEFDLRGCNKLEKIESLESLRSLETLRIYDCIELNTLPSLTEATSLKEFDLRDCNKLEKIESLESLRSLETLRIYDCIELNALPSLAEATSLKEFDLRRCNKLEKIESLESLRSLETLRIYDCIELNALPSLAEATSLKEFDLRGCNKLEKIESLESLRSLETLRIYDCIELNTLPSLTEATSLKEFDLRDCNKLEKIESLESLRSLETLTIYDCTELNSLPSLAEATSLKKFYLRRCNKLEKIESLESLKSLETLNIWGCPLIEHLPSLAKLTSRD; this is encoded by the exons ATGGCAGCTTTTGAAGGCCTAATAATCTCCCCAACTGCTCCTGCTTCTGCTTCTACTTCTGCTGAATCAAAACCCTCACACCTGCCCTATAACGTCTTTATAAATCATTGTGGAAAAGATACTAAAGACACGGTCGCCAAGAGTATCTACGAGAAGTTAGATGCTACTGGGCTCAGAGTGTTTTTGGACAAAGATGAGCTTCAACTCGGAGATTTTTTCCCTCAAACTTTAGAAGAAGCAATGGCTAGTGCTTCACATCACATAGCCATTTTTTCTGAGAATTATGCACACTCTCCTTGGTGTTTGGCTGAGCTGGCATTTATAATGAAACAACCCAACATCAAATTTATCCCCATTTTCTACCATGTTGAGCCGGCTACTCTGAGATGGGCGGTTGAAAGAAAAGGAAATTATGCAGATGCCATCTACAAGcttgaaaagaagagaaagagggatagaAAGGAGACAAG ATACAGCTCAGAAAAGGTTGAAAGCTGGAGGTTGGCACTCCATAAAGCTTCCTTCTACATCGGCGAGATAATTAATGATCAAAG TGAGGAGGAGGCGAAGGTGATGAATGTGGTGAATCGTGTATTGAAAGAACTGAAGAAGGATCTGTTACATGTTGCCAAGCATGCCGTCGGGTTGGATGAATTGGAACAAGATTTTCATGACAAAATTGCTCTTCAATCTTCTGCTTCTGGGCCAGTACAAATTGTGGGGATATGGGGAATGGGTGGTGCGGGCAAAACCACCCTTGCAAAGCAAATCTATAACAAGAAAAGCTTGACCATTAAGAACTCAAGTTTTCTTTTCGATATTCGTGAAGCTGCAAGGAAAGAGCGATTGCATGAGAAGCAAAAAATGCTTTTGAAGGAACTTGACCCAAAAGGCAAAGATTTTGATTTTGACAATGTAGACAAAGGCAAAGAGATTCTGAAAAGCCGTTTGAAATCTGCTACTGTGCTTATCGTTCTAGATGATGTGGATCATATACACCAATTAGATGCTCTTCTGCCAGCGAGGGAGAGCCTTGGCAAGGAAAGTCTGATTATTGTTACCACACTAGAGTTGACTGTTCTGAAAGGGTGGGGCATCGCTGCTATATATAAAATCAAAACACTCAATCCCGCTCATGCCCAGCAGCTTTTTTGTTGGCATGCATTCGGACAACCCTCTCCTTTGTTGGGATTCGAGGAATTTGCCGAGAAGTTCATAGATGCTTGCCGTTGTCTGCCTTTATCACTCGTGGTCTTAGGGAGTCAGCTCTATGGGGAGTCTAGCAAGAATTATTGGCAGTCTCAATTAAACAAATTGTCCAGACTATTGCCAGACGACATCACATCGAGACTCAAAGTAAGCTATGATACTCTAGATAAAGAAGAAAAAGATATGTTTTTGGATGTAGCGTGTTTCTTCATTGGATGGGCAAGCAGTACGGCCATTGCAGTGTGGGACGGATCACACTGGGATGGTTTGCACGGTTTGCAAAGGCTTGTGAACAAGTGTCTTGTTGAACTAGAGGACAACGGCAACATAAAATTCATTAGAATGCATGAACATTTGAGAGATTTGGGAAGGGAGATCGCAAATGAACAGTCACCCTATCGTCTTTGGTCTAAAGAGCAGATTATCGAGATTCAGCCTCAACAG gaagcaataCGAATCCGAGGAATGGCAGACGCATTTGGTGACAATTGTTATCCCCGGGAAGGAAAGATCATAATACACACAAGCCAAGGAGAGCGTATCCTCGCGCCCGGCTCGCTTGGGTTGAAGATTTTTATTGGCAATGGAGATTTCATTAATGAGCAATGTAGCGAAGTATCAAGAGAACTGGTGTGCCTTAGCTATGATAGATTTGAGCACAAAAATCTTCCATCGTGGCTTTTTttaaaagaattaagaattttagcACTTAATGAAGCTCCAATATTAGAAGATCTATGGGAACGTGATGTGGAT CAGGCTCCTTTGCAATTAAGAGAGTTGTTAATTGGTGAAGGCTACGGATTGAAAAAGGTACAAGGTTTAGAGAGCCTAAGATCATTGGAGAAACTCATAATACTTGGCTGTACAGAATTGAACGCCCTTCCAAGTCTGGCAGAGGTAACTTCTCTAAAGAAGTTTGAGTTGAGGCACTGCAACAAATTGGAGAAGATAGAAAGTTTAGGAAGCCTCAGATCATTGGAGACACTCATAATACTTGACTGTACAGAATTGAACGCCCTTCCAAGTCTGGCAGAGGCAACTTCTCTAAAGAAGTTTTATTTGAGGTGCTGCAACAAATTGGAGAAGATAGAAAGTTTAGAAAGCCTAAGATCATTGGAGACACTCACAATATATGACTGTATAGAATTGAACGCCCTTCCAAGTCTGGCAGAGGCAACTTCTCTAAAGGAGTTTGATTTGAGGCGCTGCAACAAATTGGAGAAGATAGAAAGTTTAGAAAGCCTGAGATCATTGGAGACACTCAGAATATATGACTGTATAGAATTGAACGCCCTTCCAAGTTTGGCAGAGGCAACTTCTCTAAAGGAGTTTGATTTGAGGGGCTGCAACAAATTGGAGAAGATAGAAAGTTTAGAAAGCCTGAGATCATTGGAGACACTCAGAATATATGACTGTATAGAATTGAACACCCTTCCAAGTCTGACAGAGGCAACTTCTCTAAAGGAGTTTGATTTGAGAGACTGCAACAAATTGGAGAAGATAGAAAGTTTAGAAAGCCTGAGATCATTGGAGACACTCAGAATATATGACTGTATAGAATTGAACGCCCTTCCAAGTCTGGCAGAGGCAACTTCTCTAAAGGAGTTTGATTTGAGGCGCTGCAACAAATTGGAGAAGATAGAAAGTTTAGAAAGCCTGAGATCATTGGAGACACTCAGAATATATGACTGTATAGAATTGAACGCCCTTCCAAGTCTGGCAGAGGCAACTTCTCTAAAGGAGTTTGATTTGAGGGGCTGCAACAAATTGGAGAAGATAGAAAGTTTAGAAAGCCTGAGATCATTGGAGACACTCAGAATATATGACTGTATAGAATTGAACACCCTTCCAAGTTTGACAGAGGCAACTTCTCTAAAGGAGTTTGATTTGAGAGACTGCAACAAATTGGAGAAGATAGAGAGTTTAGAAAGCCTGAGATCATTGGAGACACTCACAATATATGACTGTACAGAATTGAACTCCCTTCCAAGTCTGGCAGAGGCAACTTCTCTAAAGAAGTTTTATTTGAGACGCTGCAACAAATTGGAGAAGATAGAAA GTTTAGAAAGTCTGAAATCATTAGAGACGCTCAATATATGGGGTTGTCCCCTCATTGAACACCTTCCAAGTCTTGCAAAATTAACATCTCGAGATTGA